Proteins from one Salmonella bongori NCTC 12419 genomic window:
- the fes gene encoding enterochelin esterase, with protein sequence MVEALATGSEAWWRTKNGPEWVQERDGNYRVTFWWRDPQGNETCSPIRRVWVYITGVTDHHQNAQPQTMTRIAGTDVWHWSTVLGANWRGSYCFIPTERDDIFATFSPGETPDLRELREGWRQLLPQAIADPLNSQSWRGGRGHAVSALEMPDAPPQPGWDRPETPSSPPVMVHWHSERLGNSRRVWILTTGDAAPEERPLAILLDGQFWAESMPVWPALASLTQQHLLPGAVYVLIDAIDTQHRGQELPCNADFWLAVQQELLPQVRSLTPFSDDARRTVVAGQSFGGLSALYAGLNWPARFGCVLSQSGSFWWPHRTSQAGGEVLTRLKTGALRAHGLRIVLEAGVREPIIFQANQALYAQLNTPQQSIFWRQVDGGHDALCWRGGLTQGLMLLWQPLIDTL encoded by the coding sequence ATGGTAGAGGCGCTGGCAACCGGAAGTGAGGCCTGGTGGAGGACGAAAAACGGGCCGGAATGGGTACAGGAAAGAGACGGCAATTATCGGGTCACCTTTTGGTGGCGCGATCCGCAAGGGAATGAAACATGCTCCCCGATACGGCGTGTCTGGGTCTACATCACCGGCGTGACCGATCATCACCAAAATGCACAGCCTCAGACGATGACGCGTATTGCCGGAACGGATGTCTGGCACTGGAGTACGGTACTGGGCGCTAACTGGCGCGGTAGTTACTGTTTCATTCCCACCGAACGTGATGACATTTTTGCCACTTTTTCACCGGGTGAAACGCCTGATCTACGTGAGTTGCGTGAAGGCTGGCGACAGCTATTACCGCAGGCGATTGCCGACCCGCTTAATTCCCAAAGTTGGCGGGGAGGGCGTGGTCATGCGGTTTCGGCGCTGGAGATGCCGGATGCGCCCCCCCAGCCAGGATGGGATCGCCCTGAAACGCCATCCTCCCCGCCGGTGATGGTGCACTGGCATAGCGAACGTTTGGGTAATTCCCGTCGCGTATGGATATTGACCACCGGAGACGCTGCGCCGGAAGAAAGGCCACTGGCTATTTTGCTGGACGGTCAGTTCTGGGCGGAAAGTATGCCCGTCTGGCCTGCACTCGCCTCGCTTACCCAACAACATTTGCTTCCTGGTGCCGTCTACGTGCTGATTGACGCGATCGATACCCAACATCGTGGTCAGGAATTGCCCTGCAACGCCGACTTCTGGCTGGCGGTGCAGCAGGAATTGTTACCGCAAGTCAGATCCCTGACGCCTTTTAGCGATGATGCCAGACGGACGGTGGTGGCCGGCCAGAGTTTTGGCGGCCTGTCGGCTCTTTATGCCGGTCTGAACTGGCCGGCGCGCTTTGGCTGCGTACTGAGTCAGTCTGGATCTTTCTGGTGGCCCCATCGCACAAGCCAGGCCGGGGGGGAAGTGCTTACCCGGTTGAAAACCGGCGCATTACGTGCGCATGGGTTACGCATCGTTCTGGAAGCCGGCGTGCGTGAGCCGATCATTTTTCAGGCAAATCAGGCGCTTTATGCCCAACTGAATACCCCTCAGCAGTCCATTTTCTGGCGTCAGGTTGACGGCGGACACGATGCGCTTTGCTGGCGCGGCGGGCTAACGCAGGGGTTGATGCTGCTCTGGCAGCCGCTCATTGACACGCTTTAA
- a CDS encoding MbtH family protein, with product MEFSNPFDNPQGQFYLLQNAQRQFSLWPAECTLPAGWAVVCEPQSQDACQQWLNTRWTTLNPAHYADKQEAK from the coding sequence ATGGAATTCAGTAATCCCTTCGATAACCCGCAGGGACAGTTTTACCTTCTGCAAAATGCGCAGCGTCAATTCAGCCTTTGGCCGGCAGAGTGTACGCTTCCTGCAGGGTGGGCAGTTGTATGCGAACCGCAATCGCAGGATGCGTGCCAGCAGTGGCTTAATACGCGCTGGACGACATTGAATCCGGCACATTATGCCGATAAGCAGGAGGCGAAATGA